In Scylla paramamosain isolate STU-SP2022 chromosome 1, ASM3559412v1, whole genome shotgun sequence, one DNA window encodes the following:
- the LOC135102079 gene encoding NADH dehydrogenase [ubiquinone] 1 beta subcomplex subunit 9-like — translation MSHIVTRVTTHSRKVCSLYKRSLRNLEAWYDRRYMYRYRAVLLRARFDENKDVKDMRVAQQLLDEGEKELFSLIHYQPRQFAYSPGGVAHGREVVPPDWVLDYWHPMEKAAYPEYFARREQRKKEYIEWWEKTYGKPAEPAH, via the exons ATGTCGCATATCGTCACAAGAGTTACCACACATAGCCGTAAAGTATGTTCCCTGTACAAGCGGTCCCTCAGGAACCTGGAGGCGTGGTATGACCGACG GTATATGTACCGGTATCGTGCTGTACTTCTTCGGGCAAGGTTTGATGAGAACAAGGATGTTAAAGATATGAGGGTAGCACAGCAACTCCTGGATGAAGGCGAGAAAGAATTGTTCAGTCTCATTCATTACCAGCCACGCCAGT TTGCATACTCTCCTGGTGGGGTGGCTCATGGACGTGAGGTGGTGCCCCCTGATTGGGTGCTGGACTACTGGCACCCCATGGAGAAGGCTGCTTATCCAGAATACTTTGCCAGGCGTGAGCAGCGTAAGAAGGAGTACATTGAATGGTGGGAAAAGACCTATGGCAAGCCAGCAGAACCAGCACATTAA